From a region of the Rhipicephalus microplus isolate Deutch F79 chromosome X, USDA_Rmic, whole genome shotgun sequence genome:
- the LOC119161171 gene encoding uncharacterized protein LOC119161171: protein MKFFIISAMLAFVACTAFAEESAKKDEKKEDKKDVEGRGGVLGGLGGYGAGVGPGLVGAGLGAPVLVGDGVVGNPALVGGGFGHGVGLGHGVGGGFQSGYGSTAGGHQAGFQKGTVGHNQGSGAFTGGSSHRNVKAYSNNQGYNHNSGFSASDSKSFGSGQQQGSSGFQGGAAGHQAGFGQSSFGKTAGVGHGGIGLHG from the exons ATGAAG TTCTTCATTATCAGTGCTATGCTAGCCTTCGTGGCTTGCACGGCCTTTGCGGAGGAGTCTGCCAAAAAGGACGAGAAGAAGGAAGATAAGAAAGACGTCGAGGGGCGTGGTGGCGTCCTGGGAGGCCTGGGTGGTTACGGTGCTGGAGTCGGTCCTGGTCTCGTGGGCGCTGGGCTTGGAGCACCTGTTCTTGTTGGTGATGGTGTCGTTGGCAACCCTGCACTAGTGGGAGGTGGATTTGGACATGGTGTAGGCCTGGGCCATGGAGTTGGTGGCGGCTTCCAGTCGGGGTATGGTTCTACTGCTGGAGGACACCAGGCAGGCTTCCAGAAGGGCACTGTAGGGCACAATCAGGGATCCGGTGCTTTCACTGGCGGTTCATCTCATAGAAACGTGAAGGCCTACAGCAACAACCAGGGCTACAACCACAACTCGGGTTTCTCCGCCAGTGACAGCAAAAGCTTCGGCAGTGGTCAACAGCAGGGTTCCTCGGGTTTCCAGGGTGGTGCTGCCGGTCACCAGGCTGGATTCGGACAGTCCTCTTTTGGAAAGACGGCGGGAGTGGGCCACGGTGGCATCGGTCTCCACGGCTAA